Proteins encoded by one window of Plasmodium falciparum 3D7 genome assembly, chromosome: 4:
- a CDS encoding trafficking protein particle complex subunit 3, putative, with amino-acid sequence MSKDKYQKQGDAIFAKLEKVNSELFSFTYGALVSQLLKDLELVDEVNEQLEKMGFNIGTRLIEEFLAKSDISFCEDFEETVNVIAKVAFKMFLGISGTVTCVNKESNIFSIIFDNNPLSDFVELPKSLSSLNYCSLLCGVIKGALEQIRIKVNCYFVKDMLKGDDYYELYIQLNEVMKEEILNDEES; translated from the exons atgtcaaAGGATAAATATCAAAAACAAGGAGATGCCATTTTTGCAAAATTAGAGAAAGTg aactctgaattattttcatttacatATGGAGCCTTAGTGAGTCAACTTTTGAAAGATCTGGAATTAGTAGACGAAGTCAATGAGCAATTAGAAAAAAT GGGATTCAACATAGGCACAAGACTAATTGAAGAATTCCTTGCAAAGTCTGATATTTCATTTTGTGAAGATTTTGAAGAAACAGTCAATGTTATAGCTAag GTGGCCTTTAAAATGTTCCTAGGAATAAGTGGAACAGTTACTTGTGTAAATAAAGAATccaatatattttctattatttttGATAACAATCCTTTAAGCGATTTTGTGGAATTACCAaaatcattatcatcattaaatTATTGTAGTTTATTATGTGGAGTTATTAAAGGAGCACTCGAACAA ATAAGAATTAAAGTAAATTGTTATTTTGTTAAGGATATGTTAAAGGGAGATGATTATTAcgaattatatattcaacTAAACGaa GTTatgaaagaagaaatattaaatgacGAGGAATCTTAA
- a CDS encoding regulator of chromosome condensation, putative, with the protein MASCNTIDDKTNECKDSISEVKKSILINCIKEKDIIESSCRSNIYETNILEELFILNKKKKKFVGENEAWDVISNISKYSSDNHKETEKKKLLLCFGNNNFGQLGLEDNVSIGLIDFSTIMINKCKRLSFYDNYNKKFKKSTDKSSVVKNKKKNSNSNNSKKKSMCSSLSTNKRHSRISLSNNELYNEILTKLPSNFALKTIRKKKKLTNGDDKNNTNEHDNKNNTNDDDNKNNTNEDDNKNNTNEDDNKNNNTNDDDYDDEKWDGGNEIYNLRSSKVAKIPKKKMIEPILLMDPMQRRESINKLEPLNIIDPINIMDTLKRRESFIRRESLIRRESINILESINIMDVLKRRESIRRRDSIMINTADQLNLFQNEDIIKSKYNNIINNACNHNNSVNDSINSLNTNDNDKIENVPVFFSENENNCKQKYIEKFSQYDNYLKVDDCYDNMGNFINADHYRNMENCQNCGNYQNSEYYHSDDHYQHGDYYHRDGNYEHDETCHANILYGYNNNNNNNNNINNNNNNNINNNRLLKKSMAKNCKKKNVLFFNPKIIKCGKYHSGAVSENGLVCLWGLNSYGQLGVNSKKSIYTCYKKMKVKLSDEKKKNKIVIHKNNKSNTKILNCPPSIIKNEKTITLPYIYKLIPLKYFGYKHKIKNISLGSFHTLLLTYDGYVFTFGCNKRAQLGLPNHYNKKVSYTSKPFMLPIYNNPNNMFTRAQKFYDNDINHVVHDGVHDGVHDGVHDGVHDGVHDCVPNIAHDDVNDDKNRKDKKHYHMKKKPFPNYTPDNEERQKKNNFYFTTKSIYAKIEHPIIFITCGSYNSAVIDANKKLWMWGWNEYGQIDDTYINEKIKRIKRKRKKMEAQKSVSFTKSISDTLMNLPFIKGLADSFTFSKKNENNKYSSCDEKYQNHKNHETDEGSNRLYFSDACSSNEKKKSKKQNVVKRNEDVDKQNDEVMKKNNDKLKGNDKMIKKIHHDKYDVNKYKDNKYKDNKYDVNKYKDNKYDVNKYDDNKHGDNKHGHNKYNDNKYNDNKHGDNKYNDKHYNKHYDDHDDDHDDDHDDKKKKKSERTKFSNKYVNIPRKINIKNSKILQVSIGKYHSLCLTQDKCVYVWGYLKNKKHMNKNEYYDMDEEEKEEEERRRRRRKQLYEINNYIDDEENSDDRNNKNHTYDCNDKTEYYEDVTTITKIECLSHLYISDINSSSTHTSFVAPIKSVNKDIDECIWEMVDQNKNTKNKNKNNNYVNRFQFRGGESFSEENHIGKAGDRYRNKLLQRKGEGKSYSYKDNYFNRGGDNIYYIKYTDLYKLLNIKMNDKDKLLMRNDNIYNNIYNKNDKSKNNNNNMYYINNKYHVSNTNIINNNYYTHNNLMDYFKNKKIINNYNNSNNNNNNNNNRNNELCKLDHILKPLLLSTNNKNMHSLNTLQIFQVSMGKNFAVILTSSPSINKILNKKKIDYINNICSLDVLRDKIPERNIFVIGKGDFNQILLPQNCKQSSIPIYLDKHKLIYHVLRVNKKYNFLNSSNRKKYSDQISYNSKLFNLKKYHEKIKENVNNNSSFIYNDLGHHKFSLILSPNKKSSSGTCKINSYSSNWGSALRRKKSMSGVHTYSDRASHQILNFKLSKTFKKFSLEREKWYFSDRDKVEEGDNSSIIKLKWGVDTNENESIKRESIKRESIKRESIKRESIIKMGSEPIHKKNNDDNNSTCAVRKSASNSVQIIEVDKNKKKKKKKNHINLFKIPNFFMTTSNELSEVSMQSSQELNYNKQNKKGEKNEEGDENNKGDENEEGDKNKEGDENNKGGENNKGDENNKGDKNKVGDKKNIRNDKNADTDFVTSVPLDEFNEYSSDNKLLNNFRLSINAEESKKSETYDLNNDFHINILKNNMNNANLSKARSRVSYSSQNKRRCSSGINKNDLVQSMIFNAIDNINENLYMDNPKRKKNYEHIAKSNEVKMRFKVFKKRNSCLWNYFTYHKHRNQYTFDLNLSKDIVNINLLDISCGDYHSLILLEVDKIV; encoded by the coding sequence ATGGCAAGCTGTAACACAATTGATGATAAGACTAATGAATGTAAGGATAGTATAAGTGAAGTTAAGAAAAGTATCCTAATAAACTGTATTAAAGAAAAGGATATAATAGAAAGTTCTTGTAggagtaatatatatgaaactaatatattagaagagttatttattttaaataaaaagaaaaagaaatttgtAGGAGAAAATGAAGCATGGGATgttatatcaaatatatctAAATATTCTTCTGATAATCATAAagaaacagaaaaaaaaaaattattattatgttttggtaataataattttggtCAGCTAGGATTAGAAGATAATGTTTCTATTGGTTTGATAGATTTTTCTACCATCatgataaataaatgtaaaagaTTATCcttttatgataattataataaaaaatttaagaaaAGTACAGATAAATCTTCTGtagtaaaaaataagaaaaagaatagtaatagtaataatagtaaaaaGAAGAGTATGTGTTCTTCGCTATCTACAAATAAAAGACATTCACGTATTTCTCTTAGTAATAATGAATtgtataatgaaatattgaCGAAACTTCCAAGTAATTTTGCTTTGAAAAccataagaaaaaagaaaaaacttACAAAtggtgatgataaaaataatacaaacgagcatgataataaaaataatacaaacgatgatgataataaaaataatacaaacgaggatgataataaaaataatacaaatgaggatgataataaaaataataatacaaacgATGAcgattatgatgatgaaaaatgGGATGGTGGGAATGAAATTTATAATCTTAGGTCATCAAAGGTTGCTAAGATtccaaaaaagaaaatgatagaACCAATATTACTAATGGATCCAATGCAAAGAAGAGAATCCATAAATAAGTTAGAACCGTTAAATATAATAGAtcctataaatattatggatACATTAAAAAGGAGAGAGTCGTTCATAAGAAGAGAGTCGCTCATAAGAAGAGaatctataaatattttggaatcaataaatataatggatgtattaaaaagaagAGAATCTATAAGAAGACGAGATTCTATAATGATAAATACAGCAGATCAACTTAATCTTTTTCAGAATgaagatattataaaatctaaatataataatataataaataatgcttgtaatcataataatagtgTAAATGATTCTATAAATTCATTAAATactaatgataatgataaaatagaaaatgtACCTGTCTTCTTTtcagaaaatgaaaataactgtaaacaaaaatatatagaaaaatttagtcaatatgataattatttaaaagtaGATGATTGTTATGATAATATGGGGAATTTTATAAATGCTGATCATTATCGTAATATGGAAAATTGTCAAAATTGTGGAAATTATCAAAACAGTGAATATTATCATAGTGATGATCATTATCAACATGGAGATTATTATCATCGTGATGGGAACTATGAACATGATGAAACTTGTCATgctaatattttatatggttataataataacaacaataataataataatatcaacaataacaataataataatattaataataatagattATTGAAAAAGAGTATGGCAAAAAATtgcaaaaaaaagaatgttttattttttaaccccaaaattataaaatgtgGTAAATACCATTCAGGTGCTGTAAGCGAAAATGGTTTGGTGTGTTTATGGGGTCTTAATTCTTATGGGCAATTAGGCGTGAATTCTAAGAAATCTATATATActtgttataaaaaaatgaaggtGAAATTAtcagatgaaaaaaaaaaaaataaaatagttatacataaaaataataagagtAATACTAAAATTCTTAATTGTCCTCCttctattataaaaaatgagaaGACTATAACATtaccatatatttataaattaatccctttgaaatattttggttataaacataaaatcaaaaatattaGTTTAGGTTCTTTtcatacattattattaacatatgATGGTTATGTTTTTACATTTGGATGTAATAAAAGAGCTCAGCTAGGATTACCGAaccattataataaaaaggtatCTTATACAAGCAAACCTTTTATGTtacctatatataataatccgAATAATATGTTTACAAGGGCACAGAaattttatgataatgatattaatCATGTTGTTCATGATGGTGTTCACGATGGTGTTCACGATGGTGTTCATGATGGTGTTCATGATGGTGTTCATGATTGTGTTCCTAATATTGCTCATGATGATgttaatgatgataaaaatagaaaagataaaaaacattatcatatgaaaaagaaaccATTTCCAAACTATACTCCTGATAATGAAGAAagacagaaaaaaaataatttttatttcactACAAAATCTATCTATGCAAAAATCGAACATccaattatttttataacatgtGGATCTTATAACAGTGCCGTTATTGATGCTAATAAGAAATTATGGATGTGGGGATGGAATGAATATGGTCAAATCGATGATAcgtatataaatgaaaaaataaaacgtattaaaagaaaaagaaaaaaaatggaagCTCAAAAATCTGTGTCCTTTACAAAATCGATTAGTGATACCTTAATGAATTTGCCATTTATTAAAGGGCTAGCCGATAGTTTCACtttctcaaaaaaaaatgagaataataaatattcttcTTGTGATGAAAAATATCAAAATCATAAAAATCATGAAACGGATGAAGGATCCAATCGATTGTATTTTTCTGATGCATGTTCAtcgaatgaaaaaaaaaaatcaaaaaaacaGAACGTCGTGAAAAGAAATGAGGATGTGGACAAGCAAAATGACGaagtaatgaaaaaaaataatgataaattaaagGGAAATGATaagatgataaaaaagatacatcatgataaatatgatgttaataaatataaagataataaatataaagataataaatatgatgttaataaatataaagataataaatatgatgttaataaatatgatgataataaacaTGGTGATAACAAACATggtcataataaatataatgataataaatataatgataacaaacatggtgataataaatataatgacaaACATTATAACAAACATTATGATGATCATGATGATGACCATGATGATGACcatgatgataaaaagaaaaaaaaaagtgaaagAACCAAATTTAGCAATAAATATGTTAACATACCAagaaagataaatataaagaatagtAAAATTCTTCAAGTTAGTATAGGGAAATATCATAGCTTATGTTTAACACAAGATAAATGTGTTTATGTATGgggttatttaaaaaataaaaaacatatgaataaaaatgaatattatgatatggatgaagaagaaaaagaagaagaagaaagacGAAGACGAAGAAGAAAACaattatatgaaattaataattatatagatgatgaagaaaattcggatgatagaaataataaaaatcataCATATGATTGTAATGATAAAACAGAATATTATGAAGATGTAACAACAATTACTAAAATAGAATGTTTAagtcatttatatatatcggATATCAATTCATCAAGTACACATACTAGTTTTGTTGCTCCTATAAAAAGTGTAAATAAAGATATTGATGAATGTATATGGGAAATGGttgatcaaaataaaaatacaaaaaataaaaataaaaataataattatgttaaTCGTTTTCAATTTCGTGGAGGAGAATCTTTCTCAGAAGAAAATCATATAGGAAAAGCTGGTGACCGTTATcgtaataaattattacagAGAAAAGGCGAAGGAAAGAGTTATAGTTATAaagataattattttaatagaggaggagataatatatattatataaaatatactgatttgtataaattattaaatattaaaatgaatGATAAAGATAAACTTTTAATGAGAAatgataacatatataataatatatataataaaaatgacaaaagtaaaaataataataataatatgtattatattaacaaCAAATATCATGTTAGTAATACaaacattattaataataattattatactcataataatttaatggattattttaaaaataaaaaaataatcaataattacaataatagcaacaataataataataataataataataggaaTAATGAATTATGCAAATTAGACCATATATTAAAACCTTTACTTCTaagtacaaataataaaaatatgcatTCATTAAATACTTTACAAATATTTCAAGTGTCTATGGGAAAGAACTTTGCCGTCATTTTAACGTCCTCTCcttctataaataaaatattaaataagaaaaaaatagattacataaataatatatgctCATTAGATGTATTAAGAGATAAAATACCAGAAcgaaatatatttgttataggAAAAGGAGATTTTAATCAAATTTTGTTACCTCAAAATTGTAAACAATCATCTATACCTATATATTTAGATAAacataaattaatttatcatGTTCTAAgagtaaataaaaaatataactttCTAAATTCAtctaatagaaaaaaatattcggATCAAATTAGTTATAAtagtaaattatttaatttaaaaaaatatcatgaaaaaattaaagaaaatgtaaataataatagtagttttatatataacgaTCTAGGACATCATAAATTTTCTCTTATTCTCTCTCCTAATAAAAAAAGCTCTTCAGGAACATGTAAAATCAATTCGTATTCTTCAAATTGGGGTAGTGCActcagaagaaaaaaatccATGTCCGGAGTACATACATATAGTGATAGAGCTAGCCATCAAATACTTAACTTTAAATTAAGcaaaacatttaaaaaattttctttagAAAGAGAAAAATGGTATTTTTCGGACAGGGACAAAGTCGAAGAAGGAGATAATTCAAGTATCATAAAATTAAAGTGGGGTGTAGATACCAACGAAAATGAAAGTATTAAAAGAGAAAGCATTAAAAGGGAAAGTATTAAAAGAGAAAGTATTAAAAGAGAAAGTATTATAAAGATGGGAAGTGAAcctattcataaaaaaaataacgatgataataatagtacTTGTGCTGTTCGTAAATCAGCTAGTAATAGTGTTCAAATTATAGAAGTcgataaaaacaaaaaaaaaaaaaaaaaaaaaaatcatataaatttatttaaaattccAAACTTTTTTATGACTACATCGAACGAGCTAAGTGAGGTCAGTATGCAAAGTTCACAggaattaaattataataaacaaaataaaaaaggtgaaaaaaatgaagaaggtgatgaaaataataaaggtgatgaaaatgaagaaggtgacaaaaataaagaaggtgatgaaaataataaaggtggtgaaaataataaaggtgatgaaaataataaaggtgataaaaataaagtaggtgataagaaaaatattaggAACGATAAAAATGCAGACACCGACTTTGTAACAAGTGTCCCCTTAGACGAATTCAATGAATATTCCTCcgataataaattattaaataattttagatTAAGTATAAATGCAGAAGAATCTAAGAAGAGCGAAACGTACGATTTAAATAACGATTtccatataaacatattaaaaaacaatatgaacaatgcTAATTTATCAAAGGCTAGAAGTAGAGTTTCTTATTCATCACAAAATAAAAGACGATGTTCATCaggtattaataaaaatgatttggTACAATCTATGATATTTAATGctattgataatataaatgaaaatttatatatggataatccaaaacgaaaaaaaaattacgaACATATAGCAAAAAGTAATGAAGTTAAAATGAGATTTaaagtttttaaaaaaagaaattcttGTCTATGGaattattttacatatcATAAACATAGAAACCAATATACATTCGATTTAAATTTATCAAAAGATATAGtcaatattaatttattagacATATCTTGTGGTGATTATCATTCCTTAATACTCCTGGAGGTGGACAAAATTGTATAA
- a CDS encoding RNA-binding protein NOB1, putative, with translation MEEKKKYVLDSNSLIKFKDFLFYKYECYITEGVIKEIKDENSKKKLMNILPLLKIEKPEEIDINFIRYFSKLTGDLNSLSSVDIEVIALTYMLHRKYGDVTKLRATPLETIYKYDDVKYEYMNVNKNDKKEKKKKKKKQKKINEIHFNDHHKEKETDDEKGTHEENEKENIKREDDHNTIQIGEGELLKQEKLQVSNDDNMDDDNNHYDKKEIIYLEHDKHSQGDDNSLGKNYKLSHIDDDISDKSNSLSYNNTDLSDDNISDFLASDDEYEELKKGKNKFIGCQTIKEEVVKVLSNGDNNEDNDEDNDVDNDEDNDVDINDDNSDDNNDNNSDDNSDDNSDDNSDDNSDDNNDEGGDWINLNNFDKINLNINKDETFKETVACITTDYAMQNVLYQIGLNVITIDGYKINSIKLWGYFCTSCYFFMRTNNLLFCSKCGNNNLRKVNVHVDNDSKKLIVKIPHIRVNIKNTIFSIPKKKYHNNNKNKFEDKLQIFREDELLIGGRKQFISHQKKLYESQKNINDPFNDDNFYDTSNCFIRTKLKSGKVAVLKNPKILVGGKKNVHRRKK, from the coding sequence atggaagagaaaaagaaatatgtatTAGATTCGAACAGcttaattaaatttaaagattttttattttacaaatatgAGTGTTATATAACTGAAGGggtaataaaagaaataaaagatgAGAATTccaaaaagaaattaatgaATATTCTTCCTCTTTTAAAAATCGAAAAACCTGAAGAAatagatataaattttataagatATTTTTCAAAGTTAACAGGGGATTTGAATTCATTAAGTTCTGTAGATATAGAAGTTATAGCATTAACATATATGCTTCATAGGAAATATGGAGATGTCACAAAATTAAGAGCAACACCTTTAGAAAcgatttataaatatgatgacgttaaatatgaatatatgaatgttaataaaaatgataagaaagaaaaaaagaagaaaaagaagaaacagaagaaaataaatgaaatccATTTTAATGACCatcataaagaaaaagaaacagatgatgaaaaaggaacacatgaagaaaatgagaaggaaaatattaaaagagaAGATGATCATAATACAATACAAATTGGGGAAGGtgaattattaaaacaagaaaaattACAAGTAAGTAATGATGACAACAtggatgatgataataatcattatgataaaaaggaaattatTTACTTAGAACATGATAAACATTCACAAGGAGATGATAACTCCTTAGGTAAAAATTATAAGCTTTCCCATATAGATGATGACATATCGGATAAAAGCAATAGTctttcttataataatacgGACCTATCGGATGATAACATTAGCGATTTTTTAGCAAGTGACGACGAATATGAAGAATTGAAGAAAGGaaagaataaatttattGGTTGCCAAACGATAAAAGAAGAAGTGGTAAAGGTATTGTCgaatggtgataataatgaagataatgatgaagataatgatgtagataatgatgaagataatgatgtagatattaatgatgataatagtgatgataataatgataataatagtgatgataatagtgatgataatagtgatgataatagtgatgataatagtgatgataataatgatgaggGTGGTGATTGGATAAACCTTAACAActttgataaaataaatttaaatattaataaagatgAAACTTTTAAAGAGACAGTTGCTTGTATAACTACAGATTATGCTATGCAAAATGTGTTGTATCAAATCGGATTAAATGTAATAACTATAGATggttataaaataaattcaaTAAAATTATGGGGTTATTTTTGCACGtcttgttatttttttatgagaacaaataatttattattttgttcgaAATGTGGAAATAATAATCTAAGAAAGGTTAATGTTCATGTTGATAATGATTCAAAAAAGTTAATTGTTAAAATCCCACATATAAgagttaatataaaaaatacaatttttagtatacccaaaaaaaaatatcataacaataataaaaataaatttgaaGATAAATTACAAATTTTTAGAGAAGATGAATTGTTAATAGGAGGAAGGAAACAATTTATATCtcatcaaaaaaaattatatgaatcacaaaaaaatattaacgaTCCttttaatgatgataatttttatgatacATCCAATTGTTTTATTAGAACCAAATTGAAAAGTGGAAAAGTCGCTGTCTTGAAAAATCCAAAAATTCTTGttgggggaaaaaaaaatgtccaCAGAAggaagaaatga
- a CDS encoding MOLO1 domain-containing protein, putative, giving the protein MNCVFFLCLYIFLGSVVHLKVPIENAPFVFNKKENDIKYFLDKETPDDFLSNNSYSLDITLENFPNPFFHPSLCNRYGFKFSYICDPNKILSRNIADQIEEILNYQRRNSKHFCVDKEVPYVLGVALINKLPYGISADTFASQIFEYWKLSNKDCNDGVLLFFVKEDTHFILKWKKGAQSIINFRTATSMNKSFNQYLRKYSLEYSILSAVKLTSQYLTEEIIPPTQTAQKVVAFTIVIVVGLAYVAFILIVFADAQRDNK; this is encoded by the exons atgaattgtgtcttttttttatgcttGTATATTTTCCTCGGTTCCGTTGTTCATTTAAAGGTCCCTATAGAAAATGCTCCTTTCGTATTTAACAAGAAGGAAA atgatataaaatattttctggATAAGGAAACACCGGATGATTTTTTATCAAACAATTCCTATTCATTAGATATAACATTAGAAAATTTTCCCAATCCTTTTTTTCATCCTTCCTTATGTAATAGATATGGATTCaaattttcttatatatgcgaccctaataaaatattatcgaGAAATATAGCTGATCAAATTGAGG AAATATTGAATTATCAAAGGAGAAATTCAAAACATTTTTGTGTAGATAAAGAAGTCCCATACGT TTTAGGGGTAGCTCTTATAAATAAACTCCCCTATGGAATAAGTGCTGACACTTTTGCTTCTCAAATATTCGAATACTGGAAATTAAGTAACAAAGATTGTAATGATGGTGttctccttttttttgtaaaagaagacacacattttatattaaaatggaaaaaag GAGCTCAAtcaataattaattttagaACAGCGACTTCTATGAATAAATCTTTTAACCAATATCTACGAAAATATTCACTGGAATACTCTATTTTGAGCG cTGTAAAATTAACATCGCAA TATTTGACGGAGGAAATAATTCCACCAACACAAACTGCTCAAaa GGTTGTAGCGTTTACAATAGTTATTGTAGTTGGTTTGGCATATGTtgcatttatattaatag TTTTCGCGGATGCTCAGAGGgacaataaataa